A region from the Caldicellulosiruptor naganoensis genome encodes:
- a CDS encoding M23 family metallopeptidase gives MFKPIYPVSGKIIREFSDQSLVYSKTLDEWTEHSGIDIEAEEGSDVKACFDGTIIDLGEDPLYGKYVVVDHSDGYISKYFNLKDLKYVQVGDIVRQGQKIGEVGDKL, from the coding sequence GTGTTCAAGCCTATATATCCTGTTTCTGGTAAGATAATCAGAGAGTTTTCTGACCAGTCACTTGTGTACTCTAAAACCTTAGATGAATGGACAGAACATTCAGGGATTGATATTGAAGCAGAAGAAGGTAGCGATGTGAAAGCTTGCTTTGACGGTACTATAATTGACTTAGGTGAAGATCCTCTCTATGGCAAATATGTTGTTGTTGACCACAGCGATGGATATATTTCAAAATATTTTAACTTGAAAGACTTAAAATATGTCCAAGTTGGAGATATAGTTAGGCAAGGGCAAAAAATTGGTGAGGTGGGGGACAAGCTCTAA